One Oncorhynchus tshawytscha isolate Ot180627B unplaced genomic scaffold, Otsh_v2.0 Un_contig_2871_pilon_pilon, whole genome shotgun sequence genomic region harbors:
- the gprc5bb gene encoding G protein-coupled receptor, class C, group 5, member Bb encodes MALSPVLLFLLSLIGCGHSQDDIIDPGLAPPPPLGCGVNVDPFYRTLCDLESVWGVVLEAVACGGAITSLVLSVVLLAKRHSILDPDRRSGLGPLLLLLASLLVLFSLSLVFLVGRNEALCVVRRVLWGPLFALCFSCLLAQAVRLKRLVSGKSSPKGSSLAGLGMALALVQGIISGEWLLLTVVREGHGACDYPPVDFALVCSYALGLLLTALCLSLAVVLCGGEGGEDEAEEGSDGGCERRWKCNAVWLFLSCLASLLLWVSWLVLYLYGDAALRGAWLGGGEGLRKDWDEPVLAVALVAQGWILLLFHAIPEAHLCLRDPPVPNQQDYFHTSQPLQPCFQQEVPLPTHTLTHRPCADNQTYSIEEHSAALRGGSYHNGHGGMRPGIPFRGHMYQPTEMALVMNGGTMPTAPVNYTGRQLW; translated from the exons aTGGCCCTCAGtcctgtccttctctttctcctctctctgattgGCTGCGGCCACTCCCAGGATGACATCATCGACCCCGGCCtggcccctccccctcctctgggTTGCGGTGTGAACGTGGACCCCTTCTACCGGACGTTGTGTGACCTGGAGTCTGTGTGGGGGGTGGTGTTGGAGGCCGTGGCCTGTGGTGGAGCCATCACCTCCCTGGTCCTCTCCGTGGTTCTCCTAGCCAAGCGCCACTCCATCCTTGACCCAGATCGGCGCTCCGGCCTgggtcctcttctcctcctgctggCCTCCCTCTTGGTTCTCTTCTCCCTGTCCCTGGTCTTCCTGGTGGGGCGTAACGAGGCCCTGTGTGTGGTCCGCCGGGTCCTCTGGGGCCCCCTGTTCGCCCTGTGCTTCTCCTGCCTCCTGGCCCAGGCGGTGCGGTTGAAGAGGCTGGTGTCTGGAAAGTCTAGCCCCAAAGGGAGCTCCCTGGCTGGGCTTGGCATGGCCCTGGCCCTGGTCCAAGGGATCATCTCTGGAGAGTGGCTGCTGCTGACAGTGGTGAGGGAGGGCCACGGGGCCTGCGACTACCCACCGGTAGACTTTGCCCTGGTTTGCAGCTACGCCCTGGGGCTGCTCCTGACGGCGCTGTGCCTCTCCCTGGCTGTGGTGCTGtgtggaggggaagggggagaggacgaGGCAGAGGAGGGGAGTGACGGAGGGTGCGAGCGGCGTTGGAAGTGCAACGCCGTATGGCTCTTCCTGTCCTGCCTGGCGTCCCTGTTGCTATGGGTCTCCTGGCTTGTGCTCTATCTCTATGGCGACGCAGCGTTGAGGGGGGCATGGTTGGGTGGTGGGGAAGGGCTGCGAAAGGACTGGGATGAGCCGGTGTTGGCGGTTGCCTTGGTGGCGCAAGGATGGATCCTGCTGTTATTTCACGCTATCCCAGAAGCCCACCTGTGTCTGAGGGACCCGCCGGTCCCCAACCAGCAGGACTACTTTCATACCAGCCAGCCCCTGCAGCCCTGCTTCCAACAGGAGGTGCCAttacccacacacaccctcacacacaggccCTGCGCAGATAACCAGACCTACTCTATCGAGGAACACAGCGCAG CACTGAGAGGTGGGTCGTACCATAACGGACATGGGGGGATGCGTCCTGGGATCCCCTTCAGAGGCCACATGTACCAGCCCACTGAGATGGCCCTGGTGATGAACGGAGGAACG ATGCCTACCGCTCCGGTGAACTACACAGGGAGACAGCTGTGGTGA